TGGTCCTGAGTATTTGAAGATAACGTGAAATACGGTTCAGGAGAACTTTTTTTCCCTAATTAgatcaaatgatttttttcccctcggCTCTCACATTCTGACCACCTAGGTTTTATTTGGATTAGTTTCAGTAACTTCTTTCCTAAAAGGTTGGTATTGCTTTGCCCTGTGCATATTTCCTTTAAACTTCCCTATTGATATTttgtgttatatatatatattttttccctgCTTTTAAGTTGATCAGTTCGATGCAACAGTGGACACGTCAGTTTCACGAATGTGTTCGTGTAAAATCTTTGTTTATTATTTACTatgtaatattttctttttatttagaaTTACATAGATATTAAGTATTATTTATGCATTACATACACAGATATGAAGTGAAACATTCATTGGTGATGTCGTTTTGAATTTCCATTCTTTAGACATTCTTGATTGAAGTGTCCACTTGAATGTTTTGGATAATATATCTAGGTATTTGTCTTATAAGCAGCAATTCATCAATTAAATCAGCTCACCTTGATGAATTGAGaaatactgtttttgttttggtggATTAAAGAAATTGACACAAAGAAGACTGCAGTGACTGTAAAAGTCTGACATCAGCCTCGTTCCATGTGACTGTTTCTGAATTTACATTTTACTAAAAACATTAATCCATTTGTTTTGCCACTTAAAGAACAAAATTTGAGTTTCAGTTTAGATTTTGAAGCAGCTGCACCACAGATGTACTCTTACAGTTGTTTGTGTAGATGGCACCAGTGACAATGTCAGTAGGTGTGTCTTGAACAGTCAAAATTATTGTGCATATTTATCAAATTGGGACAAATTTCTGGCGTACGTGCAAAAACTCgtgtaaacttttgttttggcatatttttttttttttcctcaacaaAAGTTTTAAAGCATTCATTTAACATCTTGGAAAAGGACCAATGATTGATTTTGATACTGACATGTTGAAATCGACACAGGAGTGCTTTCTACTCTAAAAACACTGTCACTGCTTCGGCTGTATTTAGAACCACATCTTATCTGGTTGCACTGTTGCCTCTGTGCTGTGCTTACGCTTTTTTATAGTGTTGCATTTCACAGTCAAGAATGAAATTATctaacttttttctttctttttctttctttttaaaaaaaaatctctacccTGTTTTTAATCCACAGTAGCTCTGAAAGCCGTGAACGTGCATATGATCACAGCCCATACGGACACCACGACCGCAGTGGAACTTTCGACAGACAGCGTCACTACAACGCTGATTATTACCGCGATCGCTCTGTGTTTGCCACAACTGGCCCAGGAAGCAGCACTATTGGAGCAAGCTTTGATGCATCAGACCCACattttgactctagaatacgaGACCCGTTCACTCTTACTAATTCAACACGACGGGATTTGTACAGAGATGACAGAGGGCGGCGTGTTGATCGAACCTATCATCACCGTCGAAGCCGGTCATCTCATTCCTCACAATCAAGACACCCTTCCCCTCAACGGACCACAGGACAAACCCCCAAAGCACCTCATTCCCCTAAAAGGACCCCCCTGTCCCCTGGGAGAGGCCCAAGATCGCGATCTCACAGCAGATCTTCAAGTTCTGACTCTGTCAGTAGCACCAGCAGCACTGGCAGCGGCAGGTATGGCGTTTTGTTTTGTCCCGgttcaagaaaaaaagtcactgGGTGAATGTATTTATCCATGGAAAAGACTTTACTTTATTCACTCAGACTGACATGTCTGatcattttctctttgtttgtttcatttgtgCTCTCTTAATGACAGCGATTCAAACAGCAGCTCAAGTGATGGATCTCGTGCGCGCTCTGTTCAGTCATCGGCTACACACGCACCACCTCAGTCTTCGATGGTGCTTGATTCTGAGGAGCCACGTAGAAGCTTTGGAATTAAAGTGCAAAATCTGCCAGTGCGCTCAACAGGTTGGTTAAGTGTGACGGCCTTTTGAAGAATTAACTAAACAATGTACTTCTCAGGACTATTAGTTATGTTTGAAAGGAACAGATGTTGTGTTGTATCCAAAGCACTTGTTTAGGCCTTAACAGGTATACAAAGTGGACATTATTAGATACAGTATATCTTATACATGCTACAACATAAATTGTATCAAGATTCTATTTATGGTCAATAAAGTATGACTGTATTCaggaataaaaggaaacttttagTTTGATAAGCAAAGCTTAATTTACTGTAATGAAATTAACTTGATGTTGTGAGCTTTAGAGGTTACCAGAAGGCATCTTAAGCCTTCATTACTCTTGTAGTGATCGCTGCTACTCATTGTATACAATGTTGTGTCCAATCCTGTGTCACTTTTTTAATTTTCGAATTGGTATTGGTCAGCATAAACTACCTACCTGACTCGTAAGGAATAACCCATTAAATGTTGATCCAGATTGTGATCATTTGTCTAGATTTTCAAGATGATTTTGTtggactcttttttttaaagtggtcaCTCTGCTTTTATTAGTTCCATATTTGCCTTCTTGCCAGTTTTCTTATGTAATTACAGCAGAAGCACCCTTCGGAAATGTTAGATTCTGTACAAAAGCAAAGACATAACGATCATTTTAAAGTAGTTTGTTACCTTTTGTATGGAGTTTTGAAGAATTTTCCACTGTGCCCATGAGGTTTAATTACCCGCTGCTGGAAAATAGAATTGCATGGCTGCATTATGCCTTCCTCACAATACAGAATCAGAAAATCATTTTTGCTTAAAGGCCAGTACAGCGTGATTATAACAGAAGTCTGCTGCATGGTCTCTGGAAGTCTGTTAATCTTTTGACAGGTTGACAAGTTGGATTAAATTTTTTGTATAACAGTTCCTCTCAGATTCTCATTATCTTtaatggtttgtttgttttcattgccAGTTGGACACTGGGCATTAGAAGCATACTAATTTACTTTCCCTCTGCAGACACAAGTTTAAAAGATGGACTCTTCCATGAATTCAAGAAACATGGGAAGGTGACCTCAGTGCAGATTCATGGAGCGTCCGAGGACCGCTATGGTTTAGTGTTCTTCAGACAGCAAGAGGATCAGGAGAAAGCCCTCAATGTCTCCAAAGGAAAGCTGTTCTTTGGCATGCTTATTGAGGTCACTGCCTGGAACGGTCCTGGTAAGTGATGAGAGATGAACTGAGGAGCGTTTGTGGTGATGTATGCGCTGCTCTGGCGCAGATGTATTATTCCACAAGAGTAATTTTCTAAGCCTTAGAATACTGGTGGTGAAGAAGATGAATCTGAATTTGACCAGCATGTGAGTTTTCTTAATGATAAACCTCTCCCTTCCCTCAGAAACGGAGAGTGAAAATGAGTTCAGACCCTTGGATGGGCGCATCGACGAGTTCCACCCAAAGGCCACAAGGACACTGTTTATAGGGAACCTCGAGAAGACCACCAGTTATCAGCAACTGCTTGACATTTTTCAACGGTTTGGAGAAATTGTGGTGAGTTGCAATAAAGTTGTGTGTagtattaaaaatacatttgtaAATTTAAGGATAAATGTTTTTCccctaattgttttttttttttttttttttttctgttaaggACATTGACATCAAGAAAGTAAATGGAGTTCCCCAGTATGCCTTTGTTCAGTATTCTGATATTGCCAGTGTTTGTAAGGCCATAAAGAAGATGGATGGCGAGTACCTGGGGAGCAACAGACTAAAGGTATTTAGTCTGTATTTTCAGTAAACGGCGTAACCATTTTTTACATGTGTCTCTTCAAAGTGTTGTACAGTGTTCTgtagatatatatttataatatgCATGTTGTTCTTTTTCCCTTTGAAGCTTGGCTTTGGGAAGAGTATGCCCACAACCTGTGTTTGGCTTGATGGTTTGGCAGCAAACATAACGGAGCAATACCTCACTCGGCATTTCTGCCGCTATGGACATGTAGTCAAAGTAAGGCGTTCTGTTTCTTTCTGGCTTAGGATTTTCTGCTCCTGAATTGAGTGATGTTTGTTATAACTGTAGATGTGATTTCTGATTGGTCCTTGTTACAGGTTGTGTTTGATCGATTAAAGGGGATGGCCCTCATTTTGTACAACAACACAGATTTTGCTCAGGCAGCTGTAAGGGAGACCAAAGGCTGGAAAATTGGTGGCAATAAaattaaggtaaaaaaaataaagaaaaaagatgtttcGATTCATTGTCAAGAGGTACTTTTGATGTGTGTATGTTGTTTAATCCATTTGTTTGATCATCTGTGATAGGTGGATTTTGCAAGTCAAGAAAGTCAGATGGCATTCTACCGCTCTATGCAGGCATCTGGTCAAGACATTAGAGATTTTTATGAAATTCCACCCGAACGAAGGTAAAGTAATCATATTGTTCATTCTATTcaattgtttttaattaatctactgtattttcattttaaacttaTGAAATTAACCATCATTTTATATGTATGTTTAGAATAGCATcacttttaaaaacatttaggtactttaaaaaaaatttaagtgCCCAATTACTTGATTTAACAAAATCTCTTAATTTTCTCTTCCCTTCCGTTCACTTTACAGAGAGGATCGTAGAACTCCCTATCATGATTTTACAGCAGAGAGGGCTTACTATGAGAATATACGAACCCCTGGCCTTTATCCAGAGGAGGCTCGAAGAGAATATGCTGCACGCAGCAGAGAACGTTTTCCTGAACTGGAACATTTTCAGGGGGATCCCTTTGACCCACGCTATCATGAAGATCCAAGAGACTACAGGGACTACAGAGACCCCTTTGAGCAAGACATCAGgaaatacacatatatacaaagGGAGCGAGAAAGGGAACGGGAACGCTTCGAAGCCGATCGTAGCAGGTGGAGCCCATCTCATCCAAGGCGACCCATTACTCCCGCAGTATCACCCTCACCGTCTGAGCGAGCTCCCAGAGATGCCGAACGAAGAGTTTACAGCCAGTCATCTGAGAGAAGTGGTAGTGTGAGTTCTGTTTCACCGCCACATTTCGACAAATCTGAAAAGACTCAACTGGAGCATGTCTCAAAGAGTGAAAAGGGGATTCCACCAGATCGTGTGGCAGGAACTGAGAAAACCAAACGAGCAAAACGAAAAGATAAAAGTGACAAAGATAAAGCCGACAAGATTAAATCAAGGAAAGTAAAGGGTCTGTCTCCATCCAACCCACTAACGGAAACTGAGCTTGAGACTGGTTTTGATGGAGGGTCTGAAAGGGGTAGGGGATCAGACCAAGATTCTCACGACAGACAGAAATCTAAAGGGGATGTTGATGCTCTTACTGTAAATCCATCGTCAGCTACTGTTCAGGACTCTGTAAAGGGCGAGAGATCTGAACCAACTAAAGGTGATAATTCAGAGTTGGATGGAAGAACTCGACTCAAAAAACATGCCAAGTCTGATACTGGAAATGATGGTAAAGATTCGTTAGTGGAGTCGGATCGCCTTGCTGCAAGAAAAAGACGCTTTGCCGATCTCAGTGGACGGACTGTTCGTCAAAAGAGAAGCAAGCACGATGAGGAGGATAGTAATCAGTCTTCTGACTTTGGGGCCAATTCCACATATTTGAAAGAATTGGAGACTGACAAACCTAAAGATTCACAGCGAAGGGATGCAAGACTCAAAACTGACAAAAGTGGCTCTCAAAAGAATGGTCAAGAAGACCTTAGAGGACAAAAGGAAAAAACGGAAGGATCTGTGGACCCACCCGAGTCGAAACGACATCCAGGGAGCACGTCGTCCAGAAGGTTCTCACAAGATGGGAATTCAGATCAAAGTAGCGTAAGAGAACAAGACCACCATGCCGTGCCGAAACTTAGTCAGAATGCTGATACAAATAAAAGTGCCAAGAACAAGGAAGACCACGTTGACATTGACCTCTCTCAGAGTTACCGCAAGCAGATGGAGCAAAATAGACGTTtacaccagcagcagcaacagcgcGAGTCAAAACATGACAAACCAGGAAGTCCCCAAAGAAGTGAAATGGAAGACTTAGAACACCGTAGTCTTGTGCATGAAGTTGGTAAACCACCTGAGGATGTCACGGATAATTTCCCATCttacaaactaaaaaaaatagaCCAATTTGACACAGAATCTGGGATAAAGAGAGAGCGTGTCTATAGAAGCTTTAGACAAAAAAGTGAGGATCCTGACTGGAACAACACTCCCTCTCCAGGACACCAGCTCCTCTCTCACCATGCAGATGAGGATTTTGTTGATGCTTCTCAGAAAGAATTGAGTAGAAATGATGATAAAATTCACCCAGAACTGGAGCTATTGGTcaacacacaggtaaacaagaCAAACGTTCCTTTACTTTGTGTGGAGGAAGAGCAGCAAAAAAGGGGGGAGAGCAGAGTTAAACAAGAGCTGTTGTCCAACCCAACCAACTTTTCTAGAAGTTTAACTAAAAACCTTCACAGTCGCAATCAAAAGTGTTTGGAATATGGCATTTGGCAGGACTTGGAGCCTGGGGAAGTCCGATCGGACTCTGAAGAGGACAGGGAGACCAAACCCCACTCCCCTGTGCCCTCCACTTCTATGCCTTATTCAGAAAGGCCAAGGGTTGACAAGTTTTCAGACTCCAAACTAGCACACCTTGAGAGGAACAAATTCTACTCCTTTGCTCTTGACCAGACGATCACACCTGATACAAAGGCTCTGCTAGAGCGTGCAAAATCTCTCTCGTCTTCCCGAGAAGACAACTGGTCATTTTTAGATTATGATTCTCACTTTGCAAGTTTCCGCAATAGGAAAGATACAGAAAAAGTAGAATCGGCACCAAAACCTACACCTTCTTGgtacatgaaaaagaaaaaaatacgaAGTGGATCAGAAGACAAACTTGATGACAGGAAAGAAGAACCTAAACCAGAGGAGCATGAACGCAGGGAACTGTTTGCCTCACGCTTCCTTCATAGTGCTGTCTTCGAACTGGATTCTAGACGACTGCAGCACCTTGAACGCAAACATGAAGAACTCGAGCATATGCAAAACCAGCAACCTGGTCAGCAAGGGACAGATGGTGAACTTGAAACGGGACCAGTTGTCCTTTTCCATAGTCGTTTTTTGGAGCTCACACAACTACAGCAACAGAAGAGTAAGACTCAGCACCTGCAGGAAACAAAAGGAGATGCCATGGTCAGAGACGAGAATAAAGAGGAAAAAGCACCTGATCAAGAAAAACAAGTTCTACAGTCTCCTGACACAGCAGAAGCTGCAACAGAAGCCGAAATTAAACCCATCAGTCCTGCCGAAGAAGTTATTCCTGAACCCAGACTCCCACCGAATTCTGTTACCCAGTCTGTGATCAAGGAGTTTCATCCAGTAGAGGAGAAATGTGTTTTGCGAAATCCAGCCGCTGATGTAAGTTCCCCTGTGTCTTTAAAAGAAGAGATAAAAGAAAGTGAACTTGTATCCATTCACCCTCCACCAAGAGAGGCAAAATTTTACTCTGAACCTGCTCCTGTAGAAGCACCTGAACCTGCTCCTGTAATAGCGCCTGAACCTAACTATTCACTGAATAAATTTTCTCCATCTGAAGAGAAGCTGGATACTACTCCTGATGATATAAAACCGCCATTCACAGAACAAGCATCCTGCCATGATTCTCTTGAAGGGTGTGTCAGCACTTCAGTACCAGTGCTGGATCCTGAGGTAATAAAATCTGAAGTTCCAGGAGGCAGTAGTCCAATACCACCTAGCTTTGTTGAGGGTATGGATGTAGTCAAGAAAGAGACCCATTCCACTTataaaacagcagcagagatggaagaagaagagaaacttcAAGTTAGTGAAGAGCAGATGCCTGTCGATAGTGACACAAATGAAGAGCTAGTCTCCTCTCAGAgagagaataaaacaaaagaaattaaGACTAAAAAGGGCAAACAATCCCCAGCTCAAGTTGCTCCAGCTTCTGTCATGTCTACCTCCGTTTCTGAGAAACAAGCTACACGCAAGAGTGAGCGCATTGACAAAGAGAAGCTGAAACGTGGCTCATCCCCGAGAGCTGAATCAAAATCCACAAGTAAGTCTCCTATTCATGGATCAGATCCTGATGTCTTGGAGCAGAGTATACCTTTAGGCAGAGCTAGGCGAAGAAATGTGAAATCTGTGTACGCCACCCCACTTGAAGACGAAGCACCAGTTCGTACTGGAAAAGAAATGACCGAGTCGCCTCGCTCAGCACGAAAGCGAGTTACAGACAAAGATGCAGTGCAGCCAGGTAGTGAACTGGAGCCACTCGCTCTAACCCCCACAGTAAAACGAGGTCGACGCCCTAAAAACCACAACAAAGGTGAAGAGAGTTCAACTGCTAAAGTAGATAAACCCAAACTGGACAACAAAGACactgattcaaatgaattagAAAGTAGTGAACGAATACCAAGAGTATCTAAAGGGAAAACATCCCCTCCCTTCGTGAAGGGTTCATCGAATCAGGTGTCATCAGCCCTTGGATCAGGATCAACGAGAAAGGGGGACAAAACTGAGGCGGCTGATGACGACCTAGAAATTGACCTAACAGATGCAGAAACTTTAGCTACGGTGGATCCATCAGGCTCAGGTAACGATCCATCAGTAAAAACTGaccaaaagaaagaggagaaagacAAAGAAGCTACAGAATTGGGCAAAGATAAAGATGGTCTCCGTGAAAAAACTTCTGAGGGCAAATCCAATGGGAAAGACGCAGATTCCTTCGTTGTTGAGGAGAAACTCACTTCAGAGAAAGATAGGATCGTTAAAGGAAAAATCAAGTCAACGAGGACTCCAAAGTCTCCTGTCCTCAAAAACCTCAAAATCAGACTAAATGTCACAGAGGTTAAAGATCTTCTTCAGTTAGGTGAAGAAGAGCTTGCGAGTCAAGATGACACAACAAAAAAGATGAGATCTGGCGACACGAATGATCATGTTTCAAAGTGCTCTAGTGCTAACAAAGGAGGCCTTGATGAAGAAAAAATGGAACTTGAAACTTCaaaaagtttattttcacaggAGCGCGAGTTAGAGCAGGCAGTGGAGAATATTGCCAAACTTACAGATCCCAGTTTTCCAACAGTACCACCTATACCACCTGTCCCCTCTGCAGAGATTAAAAGtgacacagaggaagaaaagcCGCCTTTTCCTGCTAACGAGACCGAACTAATGGCTGCTATTGACTCAATAACTGCAGAAGATGCGGTTGCATCTCTTACCCAAGCACCTCCACTAAGTACAGATGTAGTTTCTGAACCCGGGGTGCAAGACCTTGCTCAGCCTgtcacaggagagaaacctgaTGCAACATCTTCTGCTGTACAAGAGGAACCTGTCTTCTCAAACACCCCCAAAAAGGGCACCAAAGGAAGACCGAAAACCCCTAAACGCTCTAAAGCCCAAAAGCAAGTgagaaaggatttgaaggaagGGCAGTCATTAAGCGATGAACTGACAACACCCTTGGCTGACATCACAGCTTCAGATGTAAAGATTGTGTCTGAGACACCTCAATCAGCAGCAGTTGCTACAGTTATTACTACCACCACTTGGAAGCCAGAATCTGAGCTTTCAGCTGTCAAGACTACAGATATAAACACTGAGTCGGTGTCCTCTTCGGAAGAGCAAATGCAACCTCTTAAATCTGTGTATCCACAGTCAAAGAGTCCAATATGCCCAAAGCCTCAACAACTGCCACCCGACTACATTTCCCCTTCTCTGTCTCCTCGAGCAAACAGACCAAATATCAGACCCATTCAACCTAGTAGAGTTGCTGTTTCTCCACCAGACTGGCGACATCAGCCCAAAGATACGGGTGTTTGCCCTTCAGCTGTCATGCCATTAGCGGCAAAGGAAAGCAAGCCTCTACCCCCTGATTCTGAAAATATGGATATTGAGCATGGCACAAGTGATTTGAGACAGATTCTTATGAAACATAAAAGCATTTCACTGCCAGGTAGTAGTTCTGTTGCTAGTAATCTGCCCAACCTTCGAGATCAGAACCCATCTGAAAGTAATTCTCCACTCACAGCTGTTGTGAAAAGTAAGTCGCCTCTCTCTGACAATAAAATGCCAATTCATTCAGTCCCACCTGTTGTTCGACCACCGGCCTCGTTAACATCCCCTGAGACAAAGTCTGTGATCTCCGTTATTGCATCCACAGCAACCTCTGTTATCAGTCGTGTTTGCAACCCTCCAGAGCCTGAGGAAAAGGTGAACGTCAACCTTGGAAATCCCTGCATGGACATGGCTCTACCCAAACCAACCTATAGATCCAACAAAGATGATGCTGCATCATATC
The Odontesthes bonariensis isolate fOdoBon6 chromosome 3, fOdoBon6.hap1, whole genome shotgun sequence DNA segment above includes these coding regions:
- the LOC142377188 gene encoding msx2-interacting protein isoform X2; the protein is MVRETRHLWVGNLPEHVREEKIVEHFKRYGRVESVKVLRKRGSEGGVAAFVDFVDIKSAQKAHNAVNKMGDRDLRTDYNEPGSVPSAVRGLEDSSPSSSRDVTGFSRGTVGPVFGPPVSLHTREGRYERRIDGSESRERAYDHSPYGHHDRSGTFDRQRHYNADYYRDRSVFATTGPGSSTIGASFDASDPHFDSRIRDPFTLTNSTRRDLYRDDRGRRVDRTYHHRRSRSSHSSQSRHPSPQRTTGQTPKAPHSPKRTPLSPGRGPRSRSHSRSSSSDSVSSTSSTGSGSDSNSSSSDGSRARSVQSSATHAPPQSSMVLDSEEPRRSFGIKVQNLPVRSTDTSLKDGLFHEFKKHGKVTSVQIHGASEDRYGLVFFRQQEDQEKALNVSKGKLFFGMLIEVTAWNGPETESENEFRPLDGRIDEFHPKATRTLFIGNLEKTTSYQQLLDIFQRFGEIVDIDIKKVNGVPQYAFVQYSDIASVCKAIKKMDGEYLGSNRLKLGFGKSMPTTCVWLDGLAANITEQYLTRHFCRYGHVVKVVFDRLKGMALILYNNTDFAQAAVRETKGWKIGGNKIKVDFASQESQMAFYRSMQASGQDIRDFYEIPPERREDRRTPYHDFTAERAYYENIRTPGLYPEEARREYAARSRERFPELEHFQGDPFDPRYHEDPRDYRDYRDPFEQDIRKYTYIQRERERERERFEADRSRWSPSHPRRPITPAVSPSPSERAPRDAERRVYSQSSERSGSVSSVSPPHFDKSEKTQLEHVSKSEKGIPPDRVAGTEKTKRAKRKDKSDKDKADKIKSRKVKGLSPSNPLTETELETGFDGGSERGRGSDQDSHDRQKSKGDVDALTVNPSSATVQDSVKGERSEPTKGDNSELDGRTRLKKHAKSDTGNDGKDSLVESDRLAARKRRFADLSGRTVRQKRSKHDEEDSNQSSDFGANSTYLKELETDKPKDSQRRDARLKTDKSGSQKNGQEDLRGQKEKTEGSVDPPESKRHPGSTSSRRFSQDGNSDQSSVREQDHHAVPKLSQNADTNKSAKNKEDHVDIDLSQSYRKQMEQNRRLHQQQQQRESKHDKPGSPQRSEMEDLEHRSLVHEVGKPPEDVTDNFPSYKLKKIDQFDTESGIKRERVYRSFRQKSEDPDWNNTPSPGHQLLSHHADEDFVDASQKELSRNDDKIHPELELLVNTQVNKTNVPLLCVEEEQQKRGESRVKQELLSNPTNFSRSLTKNLHSRNQKCLEYGIWQDLEPGEVRSDSEEDRETKPHSPVPSTSMPYSERPRVDKFSDSKLAHLERNKFYSFALDQTITPDTKALLERAKSLSSSREDNWSFLDYDSHFASFRNRKDTEKVESAPKPTPSWYMKKKKIRSGSEDKLDDRKEEPKPEEHERRELFASRFLHSAVFELDSRRLQHLERKHEELEHMQNQQPGQQGTDGELETGPVVLFHSRFLELTQLQQQKSKTQHLQETKGDAMVRDENKEEKAPDQEKQVLQSPDTAEAATEAEIKPISPAEEVIPEPRLPPNSVTQSVIKEFHPVEEKCVLRNPAADVSSPVSLKEEIKESELVSIHPPPREAKFYSEPAPVEAPEPAPVIAPEPNYSLNKFSPSEEKLDTTPDDIKPPFTEQASCHDSLEGCVSTSVPVLDPEVIKSEVPGGSSPIPPSFVEGMDVVKKETHSTYKTAAEMEEEEKLQVSEEQMPVDSDTNEELVSSQRENKTKEIKTKKGKQSPAQVAPASVMSTSVSEKQATRKSERIDKEKLKRGSSPRAESKSTSKSPIHGSDPDVLEQSIPLGRARRRNVKSVYATPLEDEAPVRTGKEMTESPRSARKRVTDKDAVQPGSELEPLALTPTVKRGRRPKNHNKGEESSTAKVDKPKLDNKDTDSNELESSERIPRVSKGKTSPPFVKGSSNQVSSALGSGSTRKGDKTEAADDDLEIDLTDAETLATVDPSGSGNDPSVKTDQKKEEKDKEATELGKDKDGLREKTSEGKSNGKDADSFVVEEKLTSEKDRIVKGKIKSTRTPKSPVLKNLKIRLNVTEVKDLLQLGEEELASQDDTTKKMRSGDTNDHVSKCSSANKGGLDEEKMELETSKSLFSQERELEQAVENIAKLTDPSFPTVPPIPPVPSAEIKSDTEEEKPPFPANETELMAAIDSITAEDAVASLTQAPPLSTDVVSEPGVQDLAQPVTGEKPDATSSAVQEEPVFSNTPKKGTKGRPKTPKRSKAQKQVRKDLKEGQSLSDELTTPLADITASDVKIVSETPQSAAVATVITTTTWKPESELSAVKTTDINTESVSSSEEQMQPLKSVYPQSKSPICPKPQQLPPDYISPSLSPRANRPNIRPIQPSRVAVSPPDWRHQPKDTGVCPSAVMPLAAKESKPLPPDSENMDIEHGTSDLRQILMKHKSISLPGSSSVASNLPNLRDQNPSESNSPLTAVVKSKSPLSDNKMPIHSVPPVVRPPASLTSPETKSVISVIASTATSVISRVCNPPEPEEKVNVNLGNPCMDMALPKPTYRSNKDDAASYHGSSVGEEGGAAARFIVESPSVGAGSCSGLRVNTSEGVVVLSHSGQKTEGPQRISAKISQIPQATAGDMESQQLVSMPQIKQEMYGHSQSGLQKGPTSQADHGLPGKPQSTLSAIKQESSGLEKMDYQSGPQGVVKRLTQGNQPVMGYHQDYMQLKQKKMDSSDSHGSDGAKPSWTSAVSPAISPHLPSPPGNHVGFVTSAGDRAPSHLGGIKQEPRSPRKSGHPHSPFTKVSSPIGSSSPKGIPVMLSTGHPAMQQYITSVHHPEQSVIMPPHSVPGGLGRMSPHCVTQSIPVGHLVQGDVRVNTPPLSVMNYGMHSEPLASPWSGPMQPRPSSPQAGRDKVLKVNPGSLRSHEGEQEESRHFHQTGRPAATLQSDPRGPLRNVPLETYMAQRDMRVLLHHQGGTTDPHSGHIQETLPSSISPHLLPKGVSEKDITKSLEAKRPHSPLPKDGMMGMRQSGPAMASPQRVQLMQQGPSGSFPEYSGMYSNPRGIHSQVPEASVGHNQPPLNVTQSMGADLQAKPDAKMTQPANMVQLLTKYPIVWQGLLALKNDTAAVQLHFVCGNKALAHRSLPLQEGGALLRIVQRMRLEASQLESVARRMTGDSDFCLLLALPCGRDQDDVLNQTQALKAAFINYLQAKLAAGIINIPNPGSNQPAYVLQIFPPCEFSESHLSQLAPDLLNRISSISPHLMIVITSV